A genome region from Mustelus asterias unplaced genomic scaffold, sMusAst1.hap1.1 HAP1_SCAFFOLD_322, whole genome shotgun sequence includes the following:
- the LOC144486365 gene encoding uncharacterized protein LOC144486365, with protein MEKPWKCEDCGKGFKWPSQLEIHQRTHTGERPFTCSMCGKGFRESSNLLQHQRVHTDLRPFKCPDCGKGYKSSGDLMSHQRVHTDQRPFRCSHCGFRKSSEFTVHQRTHTGERPFTCSMCGKGFINSSNLSRHQRTHSDARTFKCPDCEESFKNSDNLLRHRRTHTGERPFTCSECGKGFTRSAALLTHRRVHSGERPFTCSECGKRFTCSSHLLKHQRTHTVERPFTCFMCGKGFTQSSNLLTHQQIHNHGTVDHTLPQETTKGHEQSPVHHTNQPPIH; from the exons atggagaaaccgtggaaatgtgaggactgtgggaagggattcaaatggCCGtcccagctggaaattcatcagcgcactcacactggggagaggccattcacctgctccatgtgtgggaagggattcagagagtcatccaacctgctgcaacaccagcgagttcacactgacctgagaccttttaaatgtccagactgcgggaagggctataaaagttctggggacctgatgtcccatcaacgtgttcacactgaccagaggccattcaggtgctctcactgcgggtTCAGGAAATCATCTGaattcactgtacaccagcgcactcacactggggagaggccgttcacctgctccatgtgtgggaaggggttcattaattcatccaacctgtcgagacaccagcgcactcactctGATGCAAGAACTTTTAAATGTCCTGACTGTGAGGAGAGCTTTAAAAACAGTGATAATCTGCTGAGACatcgacgcactcacactggagagagaccattcacttgctccgagtgtgggaagggattcactcgatcagccGCACTGctgacacaccggcgagttcacagcggagagaggccattcacctgctccgagtgtgggaaaagATTTACTTGTTCATCTCATCTATTgaaacaccagcgcactcacactgtggagagaccattcacctgcttcatgtgtgggaagggattcactcagtcttctaacctgctgacacaccagcaaattcacaa CCACGGCACAGTGGATCACACTCTTCCACAAGAAACTaccaagggtcatgaacaaagcccagtccatcacacaaaccagcctcccatccattga